A DNA window from Hordeum vulgare subsp. vulgare chromosome 1H, MorexV3_pseudomolecules_assembly, whole genome shotgun sequence contains the following coding sequences:
- the LOC123403218 gene encoding uncharacterized protein LOC123403218, giving the protein MDLRKEVTAAKLTDDLVVDILSRLTYKDFCRCKCAYKAWSAFSSDPDYRKKLPKKVTTGLLYQARDKSAIPLVSLSRDDGEIDGILADVPHYEHLEFLDCCNGLVLCKYKSSYTSPGICRFVVCNPATREWRVLPDTFVGTDSYRHTTILAFDPSWSPHFYVFNFSHSLVDKLEMFSSGGSTWLVDDKWDPEITFSWRKPQLFLNGMLCVQIDGQQVLVFEGLETMSYDILPYHYTIDLPFDSSPVNSFTDGCFDKSSGILHYALPDRSGRSIIVWTLDDYAHCLLHWTVKCHLNMEDAFGRKDLVYYDNGGISGASDWFWNCDYRILALDLERELVVLSDNKTMKLISYNISTGELNEIRDGIEEHRYYVPCYSELPAQEPSV; this is encoded by the coding sequence ATGGACCTTCGCAAGGAAGTTACCGCTGCTAAGTTAACTGATGATCTAGTGGTCGATATCCTCTCCCGCTTGACATACAAGGACTTTTGCCGCTGCAAATGTGCCTATAAGGCctggtctgccttctcctccgatCCAGACTACCGCAAGAAGCTGCCCAAAAAAGTAACCACTGGACTTCTGTACCAGGCCCGCGATAAGTCTGCTATCCCGCTTGTAAGCCTTTCCCGGGATGATGGAGAAATCGATGGAATTCTTGCTGACGTACCACACTATGAGCATTTAGAGTTTCTTGACTGCTGCAATGGTCTAGTCCTCTGCAAATACAAGAGCAGCTATACTTCTCCAGGCATTTGCCGCTTTGTTGTATGCAACCCAGCAACACGAGAGTGGAGAGTACTTCCTGATACTTTTGTGGGGACTGATAGCTATCGTCATACAACTATTTTGGCCTTTGATCCTTCCTGGTCACCACACTTCTATGTCTTCAACTTTAGTCACAGTTTGGTGGACAAACTTGAGATGTTCTCGTCTGGCGGTTCCACGTGGCTTGTGGATGATAAATGGGATCCTGAGATAACCTTTTCCTGGAGGAAGCCTCAGTTATTTCTTAATGGAATGTTGTGCGTTCAGATTGATGGACAGCAAGTTTTGGTGTTTGAAGGCTTGGAGACAATGAGCTATGACATACTGCCCTATCATTACACCATTGACTTGCCATTTGACTCTTCACCCGTGAATAGTTTCACCGATGGCTGCTTTGACAAATCTTCAGGGATCTTACACTACGCATTGCCAGATCGGAGTGGTCGTTCCATTATAGTTTGGACTTTGGACGATTATGCTCATTGTTTATTGCATTGGACCGTGAAATGCCATCTTAACATGGAAGATGCATTTGGAAGGAAAGACTTGGTGTACTATGACAATGGAGGCATCAGTGGTGCCTCTGACTGGTTTTGGAACTGCGATTATCGGATTCTTGCCCTCGACTTGGAGAGAGAGCTTGTTGTCCTCTCTGACAATAAGACAATGAAGCTTATCTCTTATAATATCAGCACCGGGGAACTTAACGAGATACGAGACGGCATTGAGGAGCACCGATACTATGTGCCATGCTACTCAGAGCTTCCAGCCCAAGAACCTTCGGTGTAG